gctgaaaagaaaaaaaaacgtagtCTTTAGCATCTTTGGGTTACCTCGCTCCGGCTTTCCTTTCTGAAATAATAACAGGATGCGAAGACACAAATAGCCAATAGGAGGTACTGTATCATGTTCTTCTAAACCTCTTTCTTTCACTTGACGTGGAATTTGAGCCTTACACACCGCTATCTGTATTTTGATTTGTTCCCTAATTGACCTAAATAAAGCCCCTGACTGACAGGGTTTCTCTAGCCCCCCAAGGCACACTATCTAACAGAGTAGTGAACTCATTGCAAGTAATTCCCTTATTTTCTTGAGTAATCCCATTTGCTATTGTGGTCGTCCAATCGCAGAATGTTATTTGCTTGTTAAGCGTTTAACTTGCTTGACATTTTTACTTCAGCATTGCCGCTGTCTCCCAGTTTCTGGCGCCTGTAATTTTATGTGGTTATTTTAGTGGGTTTCATCCTAGGAAATAGTTGACATGGTTAATCAAAGACGGCGAGACGTACAGAAGGGAATGCGTTTTTTGTATTTGAAGTGAAAAGATCATTACCGAAGTAAGGGAAGACCAACACTGTGGCCAGTTAGAAATTAAAGCGGACATCATGCCTGACAAAGCGGCGGAGAGCCAGAATTCAACATCTGCGAGGGTTTCCTcgttttttattgaaaatttgCTAGGATCCAACAGAAAAGAAGAGACGAGGGATACAATTCACGATAATATAGACGACTGCAGTAAAGAGATGTTTTTTCACAGCGGAGTCGCAGTCAGCCATTGCAATCAAATCTGTTGTCAAGTATCAAATGCTGGATTCAGTACGCAGAACTGTCCTCTGAGGATCTATCCTTTGGAATGGTACAGAAGAGCATCGCTGAACTGTGCAGCACACGAAAGACTGGGGAGTAAGTATAATTTTGtaaattgttcatttattttatttatttgaagttTTCTATATTACTGTAAAAAAGAGAAGCATACTATTGATTTGACTCAAGCAGATCACAATGTTCCTCCCTACcaccaaaacacacacacctcttCCTCACGTTTTCAGAAATATGGagttaaaagacaaaatgtttaCGTGCAAGTCTGCGTATTCTTGAAATATAAGGCCTACATATTTTATATCCAGTACAGTTTGGAGTACAAATGCTTAGCCTAATTGTTTCTTCATCAGTTTAATAACCATGCCGCAAATGCACATACTGCAGgttgctattgcattacacgttgcatttgtatttaaatattccCAAACGGAATAAACAATAATCTTTTTTGGACTGTGCTGCTCAGTTTTTCCTTTAGGCTATACCTCGTTTATTAAAACCTTCACAATCAGCAAGGGTGAACTCTTGGTAAATACTGCAAATTCAGCACGATTGGAATGAAGGCTTTACTAATTATATTAAGgacctacagtaaatattcaACTGGTTACAGTatttatgctttttaaaatatagttcTGTGGATTTGAGGAAATGCCAAACTCAAAAGCTTATGCTAGCATATCAAGGTTAGGACACATTGTTATACAGTTAAAATGGACTAAGCATTGTCTTGTAAATCAGATTTTACACTCTAGAATTACGATTACATTTAGAGAATTATTCCTTTTCCTGTTATTAAATTAtatgtattaaaccaatcgaCGCCACATTTAGTTAGGTTATTATTTAGGCCCATATGAGTTgcgtataattattttttaaataaaaaatacatgatCACTATTTTCGAGACAGCACATTTTCAACACGGCTGTCTTAATGGTCGCTTTTATATTACTATTTTTTATCCTTAAAGATGTGTTAATGGCATTTGCGTTGCGTCGCGGTTCCTTTTCCACTacgaatatttttatatatatataaatggcaTATTTATCATTTCAGGTCCAAAGGAGAATCACAGTTTAGATGACGCTTGCTACTCTGGAACAGCTAGCGACCGGGATTCTCCAGGGATTTCTGAGCCCACTGAAGGGAACGAGAGAAAGCAGGAGGAAAACACAGCAGACGGAAAGGAGGATGATACTCTACATACTTTCCACGGATTGCCTGATCAAGAAACCCCAGAACAGAAATCTGCCCGAAAAAAGAAGACTCGTACAGTTTTCAGTAGGAGTCAAGTTTTCCAGCTGGAATCTACCTTTGACATGAAAAGATACTTGAGCAGCTCCGAGCGAGCGGGACTGGCGGCGTCGCTGCATCTGACTGAGACTCAAGTGAAAATCTGGTTCCAGAACAGAAGGAACAAATGGAAAAGACAATTAGCGGCGGATTTGGAAGCAGCGAACCTTTCTCATTCGGCTCAAAGG
Above is a genomic segment from Lepisosteus oculatus isolate fLepOcu1 chromosome 1, fLepOcu1.hap2, whole genome shotgun sequence containing:
- the hmx1 gene encoding homeobox protein HMX1, with amino-acid sequence MPDKAAESQNSTSARVSSFFIENLLGSNRKEETRDTIHDNIDDCSKEMFFHSGVAVSHCNQICCQVSNAGFSTQNCPLRIYPLEWYRRASLNCAAHERLGSPKENHSLDDACYSGTASDRDSPGISEPTEGNERKQEENTADGKEDDTLHTFHGLPDQETPEQKSARKKKTRTVFSRSQVFQLESTFDMKRYLSSSERAGLAASLHLTETQVKIWFQNRRNKWKRQLAADLEAANLSHSAQRIVRVPILYHENSTPPALGFSVPQVSPPLVGFSSTVNYPVTAFPSSMSFIRSQMTGFV